A genomic region of Rhipicephalus sanguineus isolate Rsan-2018 chromosome 1, BIME_Rsan_1.4, whole genome shotgun sequence contains the following coding sequences:
- the LOC119388083 gene encoding uncharacterized protein LOC119388083, whose product MPRATAGTGRTTKCRGAVKTSKKKCRALPEQDLLEAPARKECKMELTITSAAPVVYMFSDAGIGALHSVTARAWSHKHTVVTPKCIQPPAKRLALRNVPGVKFVLEPTATSKQFIMCLVKGTALEVLSRIKSAAQLINDRHVIKWVKLRSSKILLTYIKQSKSGAPASDNVPGADSASAAPGGCTSGGASGGQQVDHELNVDDDVCDLGDTSEWISVNGETCVLTKLPKSFNEEQ is encoded by the exons ATGCCACGCGCGACTGCTGGCACGGGCCGAACAACTAAATGCCGAG GTGCGGTGAAGACTTCAAAGAAGAAGTGCAGAGCTCTACCTGAACAAGATCTTCTGGAAGCCCCAGCACGTAAAGAGTGCAAAATGGAGCTAACAATAACTAGCGCTGCACCTGTTGTGTACATGTTCAGTGATGCTGGCATTGGTGCCCTGCACAGTGTAACAGCACGAGCATGGTCTCACAAGCACACCGTGGTTACACCCAAGTGCATCCAGCCCCCAGCTAAGCGGCTCGCACTCAGAAATGTTCCAGGAGTCAAGTTTGTCCTAGAACCGACGGCCACATCCAAGCAGTTCATAATGTGCCTTGTCAAGGGCACTGCGCTCGAGGTCTTGTCAAGAATAAAATCTGCAGCGCAGCTCATCAATGATCGTCACGTGATTAAGTGGGTAAAGCTGCGATCCAGCAAGATCTTGCTGACTTACATCAAGCAATCGAAATCTGGTGCACCTGCATCAGACAATGTACCAGGAGCAGACAGTGCATCCGCAGCACCAGGAGGGTGCACTAGTGGTGGTGCAAGTGGAGGCCAGCAAGTTGACCATGAACTGAATGTTGATGATGATGTGTGTGACCTGGGGGACACCTCAGAGTGGATTTCGGTTAATGGTGAAACTTGCGTTCTCACAAAGCTTCCCAAGAGCTTCAATGAAGAGCAGTGA